A DNA window from Shewanella baltica contains the following coding sequences:
- the hslV gene encoding ATP-dependent protease subunit HslV, translated as MTTIVSVRRNNQVVIAGDGQVSLGNTVMKGNAKKVRRLYHNKVLAGFAGGTADAFTLFERFEAKLEMHQGHLLRSAVELAKDWRTDRMLRKLEALLVVADAETSLIITGNGDVVQPEHDLVAIGSGGNYAQAAALALLQNTELSALEIAEKSLTIAADICVFTNQFKTIEELNY; from the coding sequence GTGACCACTATCGTATCAGTACGCCGTAATAATCAAGTTGTCATCGCCGGCGATGGCCAAGTCTCCCTAGGCAATACCGTGATGAAAGGTAACGCCAAAAAAGTGCGTCGCTTATATCACAACAAGGTACTGGCAGGTTTTGCAGGCGGCACCGCCGATGCTTTCACCCTATTCGAGCGTTTTGAGGCCAAACTCGAAATGCACCAAGGCCATTTATTGCGCTCGGCCGTTGAGCTAGCCAAAGATTGGCGTACCGACCGTATGCTGCGCAAACTCGAAGCCCTACTCGTCGTGGCCGATGCCGAAACCTCGCTGATCATCACAGGTAATGGTGATGTCGTTCAGCCAGAACACGACTTAGTCGCCATTGGTTCAGGCGGCAACTATGCCCAAGCGGCGGCCCTTGCGTTATTGCAAAATACCGAGCTGTCGGCCCTAGAAATCGCTGAAAAATCCCTGACCATTGCCGCGGATATCTGCGTATTCACCAATCAATTCAAGACGATTGAAGAACTCAATTACTAA
- the hslU gene encoding ATP-dependent protease ATPase subunit HslU, giving the protein MSEMTPREIVHELDAHIIGQQKAKRSVAVALRNRWRRMQLDVDFRQEVTPKNILMIGPTGVGKTEIARRLAKLANAPFIKVEATKYTEVGYVGKEVEQIIRDLTDIAIKLTREQQMGKCRQRAEENAEERILDALLPKPKNDWESTETDSSSNTRQVFRKKLREGQLDDKEIDIDVAQPQVGVEIMSPPGMEEMTNQLQSLFKNMGQAPAKRRKMKIKEAFKLLIEEEAAKLVNQEDLKEQAIEMVEQHGIVFLDEIDKICKRGETSGPDVSREGVQRDLLPLIEGCTVTTKHGMVKTDHILFIASGAFQMSKPSDLIPELQGRLPIRVELDALSANDFKRILTEPHASLTEQYIALMNTEGVKVEFSESGIDSIAKAAWQVNERTENIGARRLHTVMEKLMEDISYEASEKSGSAFVIDADYVSAHLDNLVQDEDLSRFIL; this is encoded by the coding sequence ATGTCTGAAATGACCCCCCGTGAGATTGTCCACGAGCTGGATGCACACATTATTGGCCAACAAAAGGCCAAACGTTCTGTTGCTGTTGCCCTGCGTAACCGCTGGCGCCGGATGCAACTGGATGTGGATTTCCGTCAAGAAGTCACCCCAAAAAACATCCTGATGATTGGCCCCACTGGCGTAGGTAAAACTGAAATTGCCCGCCGTTTAGCCAAGCTTGCCAACGCGCCTTTTATCAAGGTCGAAGCGACTAAATACACAGAAGTGGGTTATGTCGGTAAAGAAGTCGAGCAAATCATCCGCGACTTGACCGATATCGCCATCAAGCTGACCCGTGAACAGCAAATGGGTAAGTGCCGCCAACGCGCCGAAGAAAATGCCGAAGAGCGCATTCTCGATGCCCTGTTGCCTAAGCCGAAAAACGACTGGGAAAGCACAGAAACCGATTCCAGCTCAAACACCCGCCAAGTGTTCCGCAAGAAGCTGCGCGAAGGCCAATTAGACGATAAAGAAATCGATATCGATGTGGCACAACCACAGGTCGGCGTCGAAATCATGTCGCCTCCTGGCATGGAAGAAATGACCAACCAGCTGCAAAGCCTGTTTAAAAACATGGGCCAAGCACCGGCAAAACGTCGCAAGATGAAGATCAAAGAAGCCTTTAAGCTATTGATCGAAGAAGAAGCGGCCAAACTAGTTAATCAAGAAGATTTAAAAGAGCAAGCCATTGAAATGGTTGAGCAACACGGCATAGTGTTCCTCGACGAAATCGACAAAATCTGTAAGCGTGGCGAAACCTCAGGCCCAGACGTTTCCCGTGAAGGCGTGCAACGTGACTTACTGCCGCTAATCGAAGGCTGCACTGTCACCACTAAACACGGCATGGTAAAAACCGATCACATTCTGTTTATCGCCTCGGGCGCATTCCAGATGTCTAAACCGTCGGATTTAATTCCTGAATTACAGGGTCGTTTGCCTATTCGTGTTGAGTTAGATGCGCTGTCAGCCAATGATTTTAAACGCATTTTAACCGAGCCACACGCCTCACTCACCGAGCAATATATCGCGCTGATGAACACAGAAGGCGTGAAAGTTGAATTCAGCGAATCGGGTATCGACAGCATTGCAAAAGCCGCATGGCAAGTGAACGAGCGCACCGAAAACATCGGCGCCCGTCGTTTACACACTGTGATGGAAAAACTGATGGAAGATATCTCCTACGAGGCATCGGAAAAATCGGGCTCCGCCTTTGTTATCGACGCCGACTATGTCAGCGCCCACTTAGATAACTTAGTCCAAGACGAAGATCTCAGCCGCTTTATCCTCTAG
- a CDS encoding gamma-butyrobetaine hydroxylase-like domain-containing protein yields the protein MTTTTPNVTDIKLKRKSRILEVSFDNGEQYQLSCEMLRVYSPSAEVHGHGNPKLVTHKKNVNISAIEPVGNYAVKIVFDDGHDTGLFSWKVLYDLATHQVDLWEKYLARLRAEKASREPLIAMNIKYN from the coding sequence ATGACCACAACAACGCCGAATGTCACCGATATTAAACTGAAACGTAAATCACGCATTCTAGAAGTCAGTTTCGACAATGGTGAGCAATATCAGCTCAGCTGCGAGATGCTCAGAGTCTACTCGCCCTCAGCCGAAGTGCATGGTCACGGCAACCCTAAGCTGGTCACCCACAAGAAAAACGTCAACATCAGTGCCATAGAACCCGTCGGTAACTATGCAGTAAAAATCGTCTTCGATGACGGCCACGACACAGGCCTATTCTCGTGGAAAGTACTCTACGATCTCGCCACCCACCAAGTGGATCTATGGGAAAAATACCTCGCCCGTCTACGCGCCGAAAAAGCCTCCCGCGAACCGCTGATTGCGATGAATATAAAGTACAACTAA
- a CDS encoding cryptochrome/photolyase family protein, with translation MQPQQQLQQFHTVRLILGDQLNAQHSWFNRVDDQVLYVIAELHQENTYVTHHVQKICAFFAAMAQFAQELRAQGHQVLYLTLDDTFNNTQGYSDLLGLIQHQVTQVGAIKFEYQRPDEYRLLEQLSQLKLNTAVVNCVDTEHFILPFDEIDTQFPVGKHIMMEHFYRRMRKRFNILMQEGKPLGGQWNFDASNRQKLKPQDIKVLPEPLMFSLDVTEILARLEGHQIPTMGRIDGPLLWPINRAQSLELLAYFCQVCLPSFGRFQDAMTAQHHAKWSLYHSRLSFSLNSKLISPLEVINAAIESYQTDAEIDIAQVEGFVRQILGWREYVRGIYWANMPQYASTNALNAHRTLPDYFWHGDTKMNCMRQALSQSLDFAYAHHIQRLMVIGNFCLLTEIEPNQVDEWYLGVYVDAIEWVEMPNTRGMALFADGGIVGTKPYAASGSYINKMSDYCSGCHYKIKERSGVLACPFNSFYWRFMDKHRAKLSQNPRIGMLYQTWDKMDESVRHAILATAEHNLVHLNRL, from the coding sequence ATGCAACCACAGCAGCAATTACAGCAATTCCATACAGTCAGGTTAATTTTAGGCGATCAACTCAATGCCCAGCATTCTTGGTTTAACCGCGTTGATGATCAAGTACTGTATGTGATTGCAGAACTGCACCAAGAAAACACTTATGTGACGCATCATGTGCAAAAGATATGTGCCTTCTTTGCGGCAATGGCGCAATTTGCTCAAGAGCTGCGGGCGCAAGGGCATCAAGTGCTCTATCTCACCCTTGATGACACCTTCAATAACACTCAGGGCTATAGCGATCTACTGGGGCTCATTCAACATCAAGTGACGCAGGTTGGCGCGATCAAGTTTGAATACCAAAGGCCAGATGAATACCGCCTGCTTGAGCAATTGAGTCAGCTTAAACTCAACACCGCCGTGGTGAACTGTGTCGATACAGAACACTTTATATTGCCGTTTGACGAAATCGATACGCAGTTCCCCGTCGGCAAACACATTATGATGGAGCACTTTTATCGCCGTATGCGTAAACGCTTCAACATCTTGATGCAAGAAGGAAAGCCACTCGGCGGGCAATGGAACTTTGATGCAAGCAACCGTCAAAAGCTTAAACCTCAGGATATAAAAGTCTTGCCTGAGCCATTAATGTTTAGCCTCGATGTGACGGAAATTCTCGCTAGGCTTGAGGGTCACCAAATCCCAACCATGGGTCGCATTGATGGGCCATTGCTGTGGCCTATAAACCGTGCGCAAAGCCTCGAATTATTAGCGTATTTTTGTCAGGTTTGCTTGCCTTCCTTTGGCCGCTTTCAAGATGCCATGACAGCGCAACATCATGCCAAGTGGAGCTTGTACCATAGTCGGCTATCCTTCAGCCTTAACAGTAAATTAATCAGTCCATTAGAAGTCATCAATGCGGCCATCGAAAGTTATCAAACAGATGCTGAAATTGATATCGCCCAAGTCGAAGGATTTGTGCGGCAGATATTAGGTTGGCGAGAATACGTTCGCGGCATTTACTGGGCCAATATGCCGCAGTACGCCAGCACTAACGCGCTCAATGCCCATAGGACGCTGCCCGATTATTTTTGGCATGGCGACACTAAAATGAACTGCATGCGACAAGCGTTATCCCAATCATTAGATTTTGCCTACGCCCATCATATTCAGCGCTTAATGGTGATCGGCAATTTCTGTTTATTAACCGAAATCGAGCCAAATCAAGTCGATGAGTGGTATTTAGGCGTATATGTTGACGCCATCGAATGGGTTGAAATGCCCAACACTCGCGGCATGGCCTTGTTTGCCGACGGCGGTATTGTCGGTACTAAACCCTACGCCGCTAGCGGTTCCTACATCAATAAAATGAGTGATTACTGCAGCGGCTGTCATTACAAGATAAAAGAGCGCAGCGGCGTACTCGCCTGCCCGTTCAATAGCTTTTATTGGCGCTTTATGGACAAACACCGCGCAAAATTGTCGCAAAACCCAAGGATCGGCATGTTGTACCAGACTTGGGACAAGATGGACGAGTCCGTAAGGCACGCCATATTAGCCACGGCCGAACACAACCTCGTTCATCTAAACCGTTTATAG
- a CDS encoding SDR family oxidoreductase, producing the protein MKVLIVGGSGGIGQAMVKRVQEAYPNATVHATYRHHLPQDRQNNIQWHQLDVTNEAEIKQLSEQLTELDWLINCVGILHTQDKGPEKSLQSLDIAFFQHNLTLNTLPSVMLAKHFCHALKQSSSARFAVISAKVGSISDNRLGGWYSYRASKAALNMFLKTLSIEWQRNMKHCVVLSLHPGTTDTPLSQPFQQSVPKDKLFTPEYVANCLLPIIANATPAQTGCFFAYDGTELPW; encoded by the coding sequence ATGAAAGTACTTATCGTCGGCGGGAGTGGAGGTATTGGCCAAGCCATGGTTAAGCGAGTCCAAGAGGCATATCCCAACGCCACTGTGCACGCCACCTACAGGCATCATCTTCCACAAGACAGGCAGAATAATATCCAATGGCATCAGTTAGATGTGACCAATGAGGCCGAGATTAAACAGTTGAGTGAACAACTCACTGAATTAGATTGGCTGATTAACTGTGTCGGGATTTTACACACCCAAGATAAAGGGCCAGAGAAAAGCCTACAGTCACTAGATATCGCCTTTTTCCAGCACAATTTAACGCTCAATACCCTACCCAGTGTCATGCTGGCTAAACACTTTTGCCATGCCTTAAAACAAAGTAGCTCGGCAAGGTTTGCCGTGATATCGGCGAAAGTCGGCAGTATTTCCGATAATAGATTAGGTGGTTGGTACAGCTATCGCGCCTCAAAAGCCGCGCTGAATATGTTTCTCAAAACACTGTCGATTGAGTGGCAGCGGAACATGAAACACTGCGTGGTGTTATCCCTGCATCCGGGCACAACTGACACGCCATTGTCTCAGCCCTTTCAACAGAGTGTACCTAAAGACAAACTGTTTACACCTGAGTATGTCGCCAACTGTTTGCTGCCCATCATTGCTAATGCCACTCCCGCACAAACAGGGTGCTTTTTCGCCTACGATGGCACTGAGTTACCTTGGTGA
- a CDS encoding M4 family metallopeptidase, which translates to MMLNKKLSLLFIAVSATLGTSAFAADVVDVGTLRSASSSNNLVSQFNLDAGSQLKVEKKLDLGQGKQKQRLQQYFHDVPVYGFSVATSQSSMGFYSDMSGRVLKNIEKSADFVKPTLTANKALDIAIRGKSEKAVTGLKAENKQAKLWLYLDDAAKTRLVYVTSFVVYGDEPSRPFTMIDAHSGEVLKRWEGINHAASGTGPGGNIKTGQYEYGTDFSYLDVEVSGDTCTMNSPNVKTVNLNGATSGATAFSYTCPRNTVKEINGAYSPLNDAHYFGNVIYNMYSEWYNTAPLTFQLTMRVHYSSNYENAFWDGSAMTFGDGATTFYPLVSLDVSAHEVSHGFTEQNSGLIYDAQSGGMNEAFSDMAGEAAEFYMHGTNDWLVGADIFKGNGALRYMADPTLDGISIGHIDDYYDGIDVHHSSGVFNKAFYTLANLPGWDTRKAFQTFVVANQLYWTADSLFWQGACGVKSAATDLGLSADDVVTAFAAVGITPCETPPPPPPPEATELANGVAVTGLAGASGSKQYYKLDVANGATNLSFNMSGGTGDADMYVKFGQAPTSSSYDCRPYKAGNAESCPIDPAQTGTYWVMVSGYSSYTGVSLVGAYDGGDEIPNQDPTAGFTASFANGNGSFTSTSTDSDGDVVAWSWSFGDGTTASGASVNHQYAQSGNYTVTLTVTDNDGATASTSEEFAVEVPEVALEMTVKNANKSRRGSIRVALAWEGHNADEYTIFRNGVAVGTSSNSSFIDRFTDLAGTSFSYKVCETNGPCSNEETVNF; encoded by the coding sequence ATGATGCTAAACAAAAAACTGTCGCTACTCTTCATTGCAGTGTCGGCTACGTTAGGCACATCAGCATTTGCTGCTGATGTTGTCGATGTCGGTACACTCAGAAGTGCGTCTTCAAGCAATAATCTAGTGTCTCAGTTCAACTTAGACGCAGGTAGCCAACTCAAAGTCGAGAAAAAACTCGACCTAGGTCAAGGCAAGCAGAAGCAACGTTTACAACAATATTTCCATGACGTGCCTGTTTATGGTTTCTCTGTTGCAACGTCACAATCAAGCATGGGCTTCTACAGCGACATGTCTGGCCGCGTATTAAAAAATATTGAAAAGTCGGCTGATTTTGTCAAACCCACTTTAACGGCTAACAAAGCGTTAGATATTGCCATTCGTGGCAAGTCTGAGAAAGCTGTTACAGGCCTAAAAGCTGAAAACAAACAAGCTAAATTATGGCTTTACCTTGATGATGCGGCTAAAACTCGCCTCGTTTATGTGACGTCTTTTGTGGTATATGGCGATGAGCCAAGCCGTCCATTCACTATGATTGACGCGCACTCAGGTGAAGTGCTCAAGCGTTGGGAAGGGATTAACCACGCAGCGAGCGGTACAGGTCCAGGCGGTAACATCAAGACTGGCCAATACGAATACGGTACAGATTTCTCTTACTTAGACGTTGAAGTGAGCGGTGACACCTGCACCATGAACTCACCTAACGTAAAAACCGTTAACTTAAACGGTGCCACATCAGGCGCAACAGCCTTCTCTTATACTTGCCCACGCAATACAGTTAAAGAGATCAACGGTGCTTACTCGCCATTAAACGATGCGCACTATTTCGGTAACGTGATCTACAACATGTATAGCGAGTGGTACAACACTGCGCCGTTAACGTTCCAGTTAACCATGCGGGTTCACTACAGCAGCAACTACGAAAACGCCTTCTGGGACGGCAGTGCTATGACCTTCGGTGATGGCGCAACGACCTTCTACCCATTAGTGAGCTTAGATGTCTCGGCACACGAAGTGAGCCATGGTTTCACTGAGCAAAACTCAGGCCTGATTTACGATGCTCAATCTGGTGGCATGAACGAAGCCTTCTCAGATATGGCGGGTGAAGCTGCTGAATTTTACATGCACGGCACGAACGACTGGTTAGTCGGTGCAGATATCTTTAAAGGCAATGGCGCACTGCGTTATATGGCAGATCCAACCTTAGACGGTATCTCAATCGGTCATATTGACGATTACTATGATGGCATCGACGTACACCACAGTTCAGGTGTCTTCAATAAAGCCTTCTACACACTCGCAAACTTACCGGGTTGGGATACACGCAAAGCATTCCAAACATTTGTGGTTGCTAACCAATTATATTGGACGGCTGACAGCTTGTTCTGGCAAGGCGCATGTGGCGTTAAATCTGCGGCAACTGACTTAGGCTTAAGTGCTGACGATGTGGTTACTGCCTTTGCTGCTGTGGGTATCACACCTTGTGAAACGCCACCACCACCGCCACCACCAGAAGCGACTGAACTCGCGAACGGTGTCGCTGTGACGGGTTTAGCGGGCGCATCTGGTAGCAAACAATACTACAAACTCGACGTAGCAAACGGTGCAACTAACCTGAGCTTTAATATGTCAGGCGGCACGGGTGATGCGGACATGTATGTTAAATTCGGCCAAGCTCCTACCTCTAGTAGCTATGATTGCCGTCCATACAAAGCCGGTAATGCCGAAAGCTGCCCTATCGATCCAGCCCAAACGGGGACTTATTGGGTCATGGTCAGTGGCTATAGCAGCTACACAGGTGTGAGCCTAGTGGGTGCTTATGACGGTGGCGATGAGATACCAAACCAAGATCCAACAGCGGGCTTTACGGCAAGCTTTGCCAACGGTAACGGTAGCTTCACTAGCACCAGTACTGACAGCGATGGTGATGTCGTTGCATGGAGCTGGAGCTTCGGTGATGGCACAACTGCTTCAGGCGCAAGTGTAAATCATCAGTATGCTCAGTCAGGCAACTACACAGTGACATTGACTGTGACTGACAACGATGGCGCAACAGCAAGCACTTCTGAAGAATTTGCAGTTGAAGTGCCAGAAGTGGCGTTAGAAATGACAGTGAAAAACGCTAATAAATCTCGTCGCGGTAGCATTCGTGTTGCACTCGCATGGGAAGGCCATAACGCTGATGAGTACACTATCTTCCGTAACGGCGTTGCTGTCGGTACTTCAAGCAATTCATCGTTTATTGACCGTTTCACCGACCTAGCTGGCACTAGCTTCAGCTATAAAGTGTGTGAAACTAACGGCCCTTGCTCAAACGAAGAAACCGTTAACTTTTAA
- a CDS encoding response regulator transcription factor: MKRLLIVEDDLSLASILGRRLTRHGFECRLTHDASDALLVAREFRPSHILLDMKLAEANGLGLIVPLRNLLPKVTMVLLTGYASIATAVEAIRLGADNYLAKPVDTQTLLAALEMEGHSHTLQEDEVDDSPLNPKRLEWEHIQQVLNANQGNVSATARQLGMHRRTLQRKLLKKPVGESGHLK; encoded by the coding sequence ATGAAACGTTTATTGATTGTCGAGGATGATCTTTCTCTGGCGAGTATTTTAGGCCGACGGCTCACGCGCCACGGCTTTGAGTGCCGCCTAACCCATGATGCCAGCGATGCCCTGCTGGTGGCGCGGGAGTTTCGCCCTAGCCACATTTTGTTGGACATGAAGCTGGCCGAAGCTAACGGCCTAGGGCTAATTGTGCCTCTACGTAACCTGCTGCCCAAGGTGACCATGGTGTTGCTCACAGGCTACGCCAGTATTGCCACTGCGGTGGAAGCGATTCGCCTCGGCGCCGATAATTATTTAGCTAAACCTGTGGATACTCAAACCTTGCTCGCCGCGTTGGAAATGGAAGGGCATTCCCATACCCTTCAAGAAGATGAAGTCGATGACTCGCCCCTCAATCCTAAGCGTTTGGAGTGGGAGCATATTCAGCAAGTGCTTAATGCTAACCAAGGCAATGTGTCCGCCACCGCCCGACAACTCGGAATGCATCGCCGCACCTTACAACGTAAGTTACTCAAAAAACCTGTGGGTGAAAGTGGACATTTGAAGTAA
- a CDS encoding sensor histidine kinase: MAKILGTSLQAADQVALLRTLGLLLQIGLTTFAADTFGLSLQMEPLVHVLVLEVLYLSLTLALRKPLFAKERGLFIALSLDTLFWISWLHFSGGATNAFISLLLLPIALAAVTLPIWAPWALTAISTLAYSLMIFTVPESPMQHHGMDMSSHYLGMWFNFVISALVMTTSVALITKRMRRQDAQLAYMREGQLRQEQLLALGTASAQMAHQLATPLSSLRLLLDEVKEDMSGTSITVVEMETALGRCEHTLTELRLATESIRDRRQRPQKIAELVDGLKQKTLLLMPQTELNWLFTCAPEQLAEQSILTDMSLTPAIMALIENAARASVETLGAPQVGISLDIAPSEAQIYLQIRDYGAGIAPSLLPQLGTLLIESPKGLGVALLLSHASLERLGAELILANHPQGGTVAQIRFTILKDNAASLSPKTQAADGVRS, from the coding sequence ATGGCTAAGATCTTAGGGACCAGTCTACAGGCTGCCGACCAAGTCGCATTACTGCGAACCTTAGGTTTGCTGCTGCAAATAGGCTTAACCACGTTTGCCGCCGATACTTTTGGTCTTAGCCTGCAAATGGAGCCGTTAGTGCATGTGTTAGTGCTGGAGGTGTTATACCTGTCACTCACATTGGCGCTACGTAAACCTTTGTTTGCCAAGGAGCGTGGCCTCTTTATTGCGCTTAGTTTAGACACGCTGTTTTGGATCTCTTGGCTGCACTTTTCCGGCGGCGCGACTAATGCGTTTATCTCGTTATTACTGTTGCCGATTGCACTTGCGGCTGTGACTTTGCCAATCTGGGCGCCTTGGGCGCTGACGGCTATTTCAACTCTTGCTTACAGCTTGATGATTTTTACTGTGCCCGAATCCCCCATGCAGCACCACGGTATGGACATGAGTTCCCACTATTTAGGCATGTGGTTTAACTTTGTGATTTCAGCTTTGGTGATGACAACCAGCGTGGCGCTGATTACTAAACGTATGCGCCGCCAAGACGCGCAGTTAGCTTATATGCGCGAAGGACAATTACGTCAGGAACAACTTTTAGCCCTAGGTACGGCATCGGCGCAGATGGCACATCAATTGGCCACACCGCTTTCGAGCCTGAGGTTGTTACTCGATGAAGTCAAAGAAGATATGAGCGGCACTTCGATAACGGTTGTCGAGATGGAGACTGCGTTAGGCCGCTGTGAACATACGCTCACCGAGCTGCGATTAGCGACAGAGTCGATCCGCGATCGCCGCCAGCGGCCACAAAAGATCGCTGAGCTGGTGGACGGTTTAAAGCAGAAAACCTTACTGCTCATGCCGCAGACCGAACTGAACTGGCTGTTTACCTGTGCGCCTGAGCAACTGGCAGAGCAAAGCATTCTGACTGATATGAGTCTAACGCCTGCGATCATGGCTTTGATTGAAAATGCCGCCCGCGCCAGTGTCGAAACTCTAGGTGCGCCGCAGGTGGGTATCAGCTTAGATATCGCGCCAAGTGAAGCTCAGATCTACTTGCAGATCCGCGATTATGGCGCTGGTATCGCGCCTTCTTTATTACCGCAATTGGGCACCTTATTAATTGAGAGTCCCAAGGGCTTAGGGGTTGCGCTGCTGCTCAGTCACGCCAGCCTAGAGCGTTTGGGCGCAGAATTAATTCTGGCCAATCATCCCCAAGGCGGTACTGTGGCACAAATTCGCTTTACGATTCTAAAGGACAATGCGGCATCGTTATCGCCCAAGACTCAGGCCGCTGACGGAGTCAGATCATGA
- a CDS encoding dTDP-4-dehydrorhamnose reductase family protein — MAKVMVTGATGLLGRAVVKQLELTGHEVVATGFSRASERVHRLDLTAPLAVEAFIAREQPQVIVHCAAERRPDVSEQNPQAALALNLTASQALAMAAKANNAWLIYISTDYVFDGTQPKYAEDAATHPVNFYGESKLKGEEIVLNTRADFAVLRLPILYGQVEKLSESAVLVLINQLIERRAKGVDHWAVRSPTSTADIAQAIDKMIAQHIEAPIVQGIYHFSAAETMTKYQMLLTLGEILQLSTAHLTPESTPTDNAKRPSLSCARLAVLGIRSDIDFATGVRQALTQSSGALAALGLTL; from the coding sequence ATGGCTAAGGTCATGGTAACTGGCGCGACAGGGCTACTCGGCCGAGCTGTCGTAAAACAGCTTGAATTAACGGGGCATGAGGTTGTGGCCACAGGTTTTAGCCGCGCAAGTGAGCGAGTGCATAGACTCGATCTCACAGCCCCTTTGGCTGTCGAGGCATTTATCGCCCGCGAACAACCGCAAGTCATAGTGCACTGCGCCGCCGAGCGTCGCCCCGATGTGTCGGAGCAAAATCCGCAGGCGGCATTGGCACTTAACTTAACTGCTAGCCAAGCCTTAGCTATGGCAGCCAAGGCCAATAATGCTTGGCTTATCTATATCTCCACCGACTATGTGTTCGATGGCACTCAGCCTAAGTACGCCGAAGATGCCGCCACTCATCCGGTTAATTTTTATGGAGAATCTAAGCTAAAGGGAGAAGAAATAGTGCTCAACACTCGTGCTGATTTTGCCGTGCTACGCTTGCCAATCCTTTACGGCCAAGTAGAGAAGCTGAGTGAATCTGCTGTGTTAGTGCTGATCAATCAACTGATTGAACGTAGGGCTAAGGGTGTCGATCATTGGGCCGTGCGAAGTCCAACCTCGACCGCCGATATTGCCCAAGCCATAGACAAGATGATCGCACAGCATATTGAAGCACCTATCGTGCAGGGGATTTATCACTTTAGCGCCGCAGAGACCATGACTAAGTATCAGATGCTGCTGACCTTAGGGGAGATTCTCCAACTCAGCACGGCACACTTAACGCCTGAGTCGACACCGACGGATAATGCCAAACGGCCAAGCTTGAGTTGTGCACGTTTAGCGGTGCTCGGTATTCGCTCCGATATTGATTTCGCCACTGGCGTGCGCCAAGCATTAACGCAATCGAGTGGTGCATTGGCCGCACTCGGACTCACTCTGTAG